Below is a genomic region from Vitis riparia cultivar Riparia Gloire de Montpellier isolate 1030 chromosome 16, EGFV_Vit.rip_1.0, whole genome shotgun sequence.
ttatttaaaattttgtctttaaataattcttcaaaattccgattcccaaatttagttttttgaaattccaattttccaatttccgaacttaattttcagtttccaatATTCCAATTCTCGCATATATTTCGtcacttatttattattatcattttatgcaattatttctaaaaattctgccttcgaatgatttacaagatttccaatttttataattcaagtttcatagtttctacttctcaaataattttcaattctgatttctttcaaaatttaatttccaaagtcccaatttttgtaatttaattttaaaaaaaatcccgaactctcaaacaattttcaaaattccaatttctttcaaatttaatttctaaaattctcattcttacatttaatttctaaaaatccaattttcaaataatctctaagactccaattttcaaataaatttcaaaaatccagttttccctcctgttttaatttctgtttggtgATGCATGAGATACAttttgtgctctttattgtacactgaccccatttttatgCTAGCACATTGCTCGTTCGTGGCctaggtacgcatccactcccattctgATCATTCTCTAAGCacgttttgattcccatatgtgcatgatcgattagagtatccattgattttcctattgaatGTCACGCcagctttattttattagtagagacccaactttagggatTTAGAAGGATGTTACGGTATCTATCGTatcttcccgataagtaacttaACCTCcgaacccgatctggtttttcacaaaccaactttttcaaaataaaaagtcacgcttaaagttttcttttctattttgtttacccttttaaaaataaaacaaaaataaatggttactccaagtcattttttttaataaataaaatcattttcaaataaaaattaagctcgtcatcgagtggaaaaaGCATaagccaaaatgcggggtccataaaaatataaatattgaaaaaaaattgtttccattataaaaaaaaaaattatgtgggCATGTAGTCTTATCCAAGGAACGATTAATGTAAATTGTTTACAAAAATTTCCTTATTTGGAATTGGATTTTGCAAAGGGAATCTAGTAGAAGTCAATCTTTCCCCTTTGGGATTTTTCACGGCATAATTTGGAGAGAGGAGACACTTGGAGTGCTGAGTCATCATTCACTATTTTTCTGTTTTCggaggaataatttttttttaagatttttttttgaaaaaaaaaaaaaaatatatatatatatatatatatatatatatatatatatatatatatatatatatatatatatatatatatatatatatatatataataattaaaaagtaaagtattttttaaaaattaaatatttaacaaaattgaagattttttttcttcaaattttaataattttcttaaaaatatttttaataaaatacttcaaataaaaacatgaatacTATTAACATGTGgtttcaaatttataatattatttttagataaaaataaaataaaattttgaattttatctaatatattataaagttaaaaaatttgaaatcaatataAGGAAGGATTGAAGAAATTTTATggaatttaattatattttttatttgcttttaatcAATACAAGGAAATTGTTTGAcgtgtacaaaaaaaaaattattgttctaaaaaatggaaataaataaataagaggaagagaaacattttccaggaaaattccTCCGAacattttcttggaaaattctttttttttttttttttttcttttttgaaaagaGACTTGGGGGAGGGGGCAGGGTAGctaaggaggaaaaaaaaagggaatgagTCAGCGTGTGGTGCTGGCCCTGCCCACTCCAGTCTTCTTCCTATTCCTGAAACCCTCTTTTCACCTCTCTCTCTTCACATTTCTCTCTCAGATCTCCGATGACCACCAACACCAACTGAACCTCTCCCCGGGCACATGGCGGCGTCTTCGGCAATCTCCTCGGCAGCGTCGATCTCGAATCTGCCGCCGCCGTTCCTCAGCAAGACCTACGACATGGTAGACGATCGGGCCACCGACTCGGTGGTATCGTGGAGTAGCGGCAACAACAGCTTTGTTGTCTGGAATGTTCCGGAGTTCTCTAGAGACCTTTTGCCCAAGTACTTCAAGCACAATAATTTCTCCAGCTTTGTGAGGCAGTTGAATACTTATGTGAGTGTTTCGTTTTTGTTTTCGATTTTTGTTCTGCTGCTGTGCTGTTGGTTCTGAATGCGTGATCGCTTGTTTGGATTTGTGGAAATTGTGGTGTGGTGAGTTTGTGGTAAAGAAAGGGAGGATATTGTTTTGGTatagttagtttttttttttgaggaaaaaaattctcgagaaaagaaaagaaattagttTTGGATCATCCGAGAGCTTCCGAATCAGCTTTCCCTAGTGGAAATTGAGAGTATTGTGGTGTGGTGAGTTTGGATTGAATAAATGGAGGATTCTAGTGGAGTTGTTTTGGGAAGTTTGCGAATTTTTCTGTCTGTTTATCAGGAAAAATTTTTCTCGAGAGAGATTTTAGTTCATTTGAGAAACTCCACAGCTACTTTCCCAAGTGGGAACTGGAGAGAATTGTGGTTTGGTGGATTTGGAGTAAATAAATGGAGGATCCGAGCGGAGTTGGCTTGGGGAGGTTGGAAAATCTTCTATTTGGTACTCAAGAGAAGTTTTTTAGATCAACTGGGAATCTTAAAGCCATTTGAAATTGAGAGAATTGTGGTTTGGTGAATTTTGAGGAAAGAAATGGAGGTTCTGAGTGTTGGTTGGGAGATTTTTTCGGTCTGCTTAGGAGAACTTTTTCCAgagaaaaaatgaattgattattttgatCGGTTGAAGAACCTTCAAATCTACTTCACAAGTGGAAAATTGGGCGGATTATGGTTTGAACAATTTGGAGCAAAGAAATGGATGATCTGAGTGGGAGTTGTTCTGGGAGGATGAAAAATTTTCTGCTTTTACCaggaaaaccttttttttttcaagtacaacCACTTTCCCAAGTGGTAACTGAGGAGAATCATGTTCTGACAAGGTTTGAGTAAatttttctgtttgtttctCAGGAGAATATTTcctgaggaaaaaaaaagagatctACTATTCTCTATAGAATTACAGTTGAAGCTATTAGGACCTTCTGATAATTATTAGTCATATTTATTGTTCTTGGTACATCCATTGCATTAAACAAATCCTTTTGGTTGGGTTCGATATGTACTTGTGATTTTGTGATGCTTTTATGTGTAACTGAAGAGAGGGTTTGGATATTGGTTGTGCATAGTCAACTTGGCCTTTGGGGTTTAGGTGTCTCTACAATTTGGGACTtcaccaatttttaaattaagcgAGGTCCGCTGTTTTGGGATCATGTTTTTACTGAATGGGGATTAAGGGAAAATAGTATGTTTTTACGGTGGGTGTAAAATGCATGTGCTATTGGCAAGTCACCACATTTATATTTTCAAGTGAAAGAATAAGAGTCTTggcacaaaagaaaaaaaaaaggaatattttcCTGCCAAGAGGGGGCCTGACTTGGTGGAACCTGACAGAACTTGCATATGAAATTTCCTTCATTGTCATCTGTGGTAATTCCAGGAAGGACTTATAGTTTCACTCCTTTTGGTTCTTGGAAACAGTGAGGGACAAAAgacaaatgaataaaaaataaaaatagaatcaattttgttctttggatttttttggtAGGTGGGTGGATGCCCATGATGCCCCTAATGGTGGTAGGATGGTGGAGATTGGTGATATCCAACTAATCTGAATTTGTTTTCAATGGAATGTGCTTGTTATATgcttatatttaaatatatgcTAGTGGTCTTCCCTTTATTTGGTTACTTCCAAGGAGTAGCACTGATCAACCCTGACCTGTGAGATGTTAGTCAGCTTGATATTTCGATGCCAATCCTGCTTTATGCATGCGCTATTTTGTTAGTTGTcttgaatattatttatttgtgtttgtGATCAAAACTTAGTTTCTAAGGGGtagtttttttcttcactttaatCAAACAGGGATTTAGGAAGGTGGATCCAGACCGCTGGGAATTTGCAAATGAGGGTTTTCTAAGAGGTCAAAAACACCTTTTGAAGAGTATTAGTAGGCGAAAATCCACTCATGTACATACTCATAATCAACAactacaacaacaacaacaacaacaacaacaacaacaaacacAAGTGCAAAGCTCATCGGGAGCATGTGTTGAGGTAGGGAAGTTTGGGCTTGAAGAAGAGGTTGAGCGGCTTAAAAGAGATAAGAATGTTCTTATGCAAGAACTTGTTAGGTTGAGGCAGCAGCAGCAAACAACTGATCACCAGTTGCAAACTGTTGGGCAGCGTGTTCAAGATATGGAGCAACGGCAGCAACAAATGATGTCATTCCTTGCAAAAGCTGTACAAAGCCCTGGTTTCTTAGCTCAGCTGGTACAGCAGCAGAATGATAGCAAAAGGCGCATTACAGGTGTCAATAAGAAAAGGAGACTTCCAAAGCAGGAGGAAGAGATCCATTCTGCTAAGCATGCTACCACTGCTCCAGATGGGCGGGTTGTCAAGTACCAGCCTCTAATGAATGAGGCTGCAAAAGCAATGTTGCGACAGATCTTGAAGATGAATGCGACTCCAAGGCGAGAGCCTTCCATTAACCCTGATGCTTTCCTAATTGATGATGTTCCATCCTCCAATGCATTAGATAGTTTGAGCTCATCAAGTCGGGTTTCAGGAGTGACCCTTGCAGAAGTTCCACCATCTGGTCAGTCTTACTTGCCAGTGGAGTCAGCATATTCATCCAATCATCTATCAGCTGGCATCTCTGAGACCCAGTCTTCCCCCACTGTCATGACTGACTCAGTAAAAGCAGCTCAATTCCCAGAAGTCAATGTACCTAATTCTCAGGAAGATACTGTCTTGACTGACTTCACTCAAATGGAAGGAATCATTCCAGAAAGCACGGTTGAAATCCCTAATGTTGGCATGGTTGGCACTGAAAATGGGAGTCCAGGGTATATGGATCCAATGGCAGGCATTTTAGATGGGGTAGTTCCTGCAGACACTGACGAGTTCTCGCTCGATTCCAATGTAGATAGCTTGCTGGATGGGATACCCAAGCTTCCCAGCATTAATGATGCTTTCTGGGAACAGTTTCTTGCAGCAAGCCCACTCACTGGTGACACAGATGAGATTCATTCAAGCATGCTGGAAGATAATGTGGTCAATGTACATGAGTTACAGCCAGGGGTGAACGGATGGAATAATACCCAGCATATGGATCATCTTACAGAACGAATGGGCCTTCTTGCATCAAAGGCCAAGGGGATGTGATCTTGTGTTACCATTTGTACATTTGTTTCTTGTCGAGAGGTAAATTTTTAAACCCACTATTTACTATATAGCAAGCCCGATCTTCATGCCCCTTCCTGCTTGTTAACTACACCATAATCCACAACTCCTATAGATCTTAATTCAGCATTTTCTCCCACTTTCTTCATTGTTCCCTCTTCACATTTGTGAAACAGTCCAAAACGGTCTACataatacaaaattttgtttttcagaTATGAATACAACTTTGAAATATTCACAACCACCTTAAACTATCATATAGCTTTGAATTTATGGAATTCCTGAGTAGATGCATGCTTTTCCCCCCTTTGTACCATTCCCTTCTCTAGTTTAGTCTGAATGCTCAAATCCTGAGTTGGTCAACATGCTTGTAAGTAAATTAGTCTACACGGGCATGGTGTTGTTGAGTTTCCCATTTCGTATTTTTGTATGGTTATTTTCAGGTTGATGAACTGTGCCGCTGGGCAGACAAAGCTTTTGTTCAACAACGAATTAGCAGTTAAAATAGAAGCTTAAAGAAATTTCTCCCTCACTCTCCTCATCTTTATGttgtaaattttgttttctgCATGGTTTATCTGAGAATCctttacaaaaatttataatgcGGTTTATTTATGTCATCATCTATGTTAACATAAACTCCTTTGGCAAATTGTAGGATGGTAGTAATCAGAGCTTAGGATTTCTTTTTATGATAGTGCTCCTAAGGAAAGTATATTGTTTTTGTTCCCATGATTTGTTC
It encodes:
- the LOC117933852 gene encoding heat stress transcription factor A-1b, producing MAASSAISSAASISNLPPPFLSKTYDMVDDRATDSVVSWSSGNNSFVVWNVPEFSRDLLPKYFKHNNFSSFVRQLNTYGFRKVDPDRWEFANEGFLRGQKHLLKSISRRKSTHVHTHNQQLQQQQQQQQQQQTQVQSSSGACVEVGKFGLEEEVERLKRDKNVLMQELVRLRQQQQTTDHQLQTVGQRVQDMEQRQQQMMSFLAKAVQSPGFLAQLVQQQNDSKRRITGVNKKRRLPKQEEEIHSAKHATTAPDGRVVKYQPLMNEAAKAMLRQILKMNATPRREPSINPDAFLIDDVPSSNALDSLSSSSRVSGVTLAEVPPSGQSYLPVESAYSSNHLSAGISETQSSPTVMTDSVKAAQFPEVNVPNSQEDTVLTDFTQMEGIIPESTVEIPNVGMVGTENGSPGYMDPMAGILDGVVPADTDEFSLDSNVDSLLDGIPKLPSINDAFWEQFLAASPLTGDTDEIHSSMLEDNVVNVHELQPGVNGWNNTQHMDHLTERMGLLASKAKGM